From Solibacillus sp. FSL W7-1464:
CAACGACAGCACGTAATGCTCGGCCGATTAAGCGTTGAATTTCCATCGTGCGGCCACTTACCTTCCCTGCAGAGCTTTCACGGCGTGTGCGTTGCTCTGTAGCGCGTGGCAGCATGGAATATTCAGCCGTAATCCAGCCTTTACCTTGTCCACGTAAAAAACCAGGTACTTTTTCTTCAATCGTTGCAGTACAAATCACCTTTGTATTACCAACTGTTATCAATACCGAGCCTTCCGGATGCATTAAATAATTATTATCAATTTGAACTGGACGTAATTCATTCACAGCTCGTAAGTCATGTCTAGTCATTCGTGACCTCCTCAATTTGTTCGCGCACTTATCTTATCACAATTTAAGAAGGGTCTAAAGCAGAAAAGCAAGACATAGAAGGAAAAAGCTCAAATTAGACAAAAAGCCTAATTTGAGCTATCAACTATTTTCCGAATGTAATTTTACGGATATCCAATTCACCTTTTTCCAGCCAACGATCTGCTATAGAACGGAAAATCGGCACGGAACCAGATGCATGCAGAATATGCTTCGGCGGTTCTTCATCTGTTCGTAATTGTCCTGTATAGCTTAAAATCGCTTCGACATCTTTTGCCGTTTCTTCGGCAGATGACAGGACATGTACTTGTGAGCCTACTGCTGCCTCAATTTGCTTTTGTAAAATAGGATAATGTGTACAGCCTAAAATGACTGTATCAAATCGCTCATCTTCAAGCGGCTTTAATCCTTTCGCAACAAGGTCATACGAAAATTGGCCTTCGTATTCGCCACTTTCAACAAGTGGCACAAATGTCGGACAGGCAAGTGGAATTATCTTCGCTTTTGTCGATAATGATTTCACCGCTTCTTCATATGCGCCACTTTTGATTGTGCCTTCTGTCGCAAGTACGACAACTTCATTGCGCTTTGTCTTTTTTATGGCTGCTCGTGCCCCTGCATTAATAACTCCTAAAACCGGAAATGGCATATGTTTTTGCAGACTTTCCAATGCAACGGCAGTCGCAGTATTACATGCAATGACAAGCATCTTCACATTCATCTTTTCGAGTGCTTTTGCCA
This genomic window contains:
- the racE gene encoding glutamate racemase, whose translation is MNAPIGVIDSGVGGLTVAKAIMELLPNETIYYIGDTARCPYGPRTKQEVRTFTWEMAKALEKMNVKMLVIACNTATAVALESLQKHMPFPVLGVINAGARAAIKKTKRNEVVVLATEGTIKSGAYEEAVKSLSTKAKIIPLACPTFVPLVESGEYEGQFSYDLVAKGLKPLEDERFDTVILGCTHYPILQKQIEAAVGSQVHVLSSAEETAKDVEAILSYTGQLRTDEEPPKHILHASGSVPIFRSIADRWLEKGELDIRKITFGK